Genomic window (Arachis hypogaea cultivar Tifrunner chromosome 13, arahy.Tifrunner.gnm2.J5K5, whole genome shotgun sequence):
CCTCCTTCGAATGGGTCTGTGTATGTATGCAACTTGCCTTTTGGCACTGACGAAACCATGTTGGCTGAGTATTTTGGCACCATTGGTTTGATCAAGGTATGGATTCGATGCACCTATACTTCAAAATtcgtactatcttattgttttgatttcattattattattattattattattattattattattattattattattattattattatgaaaaaaaacagaaatttgccttttcttttgttaatacaTAATATTGATGTCATATTGTTAATGTATTTGTATGTAAAATGATGTTATTTTAATCTGTGCAAAGCAAGGTTTTATTTGGGGtttatatatatgaatatgaAGACTGAAGCACACAATAATTTGGAGTTTTTGATGAATTGATTGATGTTTATTGCATTTCTGCCCCCCTTCTATATCCTTTGCACGATATTCTCCTTCTGAACAATCGGTCCTATTTCATCTGATGTTTTGCAGAAAGATAAACGGACCGGGAGGCCTAAAATATGGTTATATCGAGACAAAGAGACTAATGAACCAAAGGGAGATGCCACTGTAACATATGAAGATCCACATGCAGCTGTAGCTGCTGTTGAATGGTTTAACAACAAGGATTTTCATGGTAGTACAATTGGAGTTTTTATAGCTGAGTCAAAAAACAAAGACGAGCAAGCCTATAATTCAGTGGCAGAACCGGCTGTTGCTGGTAATGTTGGTGGGCTAGAGGAAACTACTAGAGATGTTAATGGGGGTAGTGGAAGAGGTAGAGGTCAAATTGATTCTTCTGGCAAGGCTTGGCAACAAGAGGGCGATTGGTTGTGTCCGAATACCAGGTCTGTGATATATGAGATTGGTGAGCAgctctttcttgctcttttaCATTATGTTTTTCACTCTTTCCTTAGACAATTGAGTGTGGAGAGAATAACCATTTTTCTTCTCATATCAGTTGCTCCAATGTAAATTTTGCTTTTCGTGGTGCTTGCAATCGCTGTGGAAGTGCTCGTCCAGTTGGTGCTGCTGGTGTTGCTGGGGGTGGTGGCCGTGGCAAGGGACGTGCCAGTCAAGGTCAAGAGTCAGGGGGTGTTGGCCGTCCAGTTACCGGGGGACTCTTTGGGCCGAATGACTGGCCTTGTCCAATGTATGATTTATACACATTGCTCTcacattctctttcttttttgtctAATTCCTCTATAACCAGTTTTCATTCAGAATTTctcttttaaattcaattttattagGAGTAATAATTTGTAGAGTTTCATTAAGTACAAAACATGCTGATTACTTGCTTAGCTACATACGTTCATCAATTTATTACATGTTTTCTTATAATGGTTAGGAAGTAGCTTAGGCAAACTTTTTAAACAGGGTAGATTGGTACATGATTGTGAGATATATGTTCATATGTATGGTACATAACCTAACCTGTATATGTGCATAAAGATGACCGAAACAGGTGTTACTGCTTCCCTTATTTGGTGCCGATTCATTGTAAATGCTTTTGCACTTAATAAGTTTAGCGTCATGATATTTGCCAATTTTAATGAGAAAGTTTAGATGCCACCTTATGTATAGGATCCATATTGCAGTGCATTTTGTCTTAAATATCAATTTTGGCATATCCCAATCTAGTCTTAGCATCCCATGACAAATAGCCCCTGCTATTCCAGTTATCTGTAACTTGTATAGGAAAGAACAATTGTGTGACTGAATGTAAATCTGGATGCCTTTCCAAATTCAATTGAGGTCAGTTGGTTCTGTCACAACTTTGTGTTTAGCTATAGATGATAGGATGATACACTAAAATTGACCTCCGGTTTTATTCGAAAAAATACCAGTGAGGTAAGCAGTTATTCCTTTGACTCGTGTGTTATCCTTTTTTATTGATGGTTATGTGGCCCTATTTTCTAATTGTCATCTGTCCTTACGGGACAGTTGATTTTACATTTTCGCtgcatttttattccagttgtTACAATATAGGTGGCATTGTTGCTAACTATTGGCGGCACTTGGGAGATTATGCATGTTGGTTATGATCTGTGGTGATTTCTATCATCACCTGTTGTCTTTGTTATTCACAAAATTTATTCATTCAcatgtattttgttattttacaCATTGCCTGTGGTAGTTATCCCTAACACTCAAACTTGGACACAAACGTGTCCCTGTAgttcttttttcaaatattaattcaGTGTAATGATTTCTGTTTCTTGTGCTCTTTTTCCTTTAGGTGTGGTAACATCAATTGGGCGAAGCGGACTAAATGCAATATTTGCAATACAAATAAGCCTGGCCATAATGAGGGTGGTGTAAGGTAGTGTATCCAATATATTCTCTTTCTCTGGTGATAGGAGATATAAGACTCTGTGATTAGTTTGCACTGACAATTTATAGGAAAACGAAGTTTCAGTTATTGATTCAGTTTTTTCTTTGTTAGTCCTGTTTATTTTGATtagaaatttcaaaatatcatatTTGCCATATCATACTTCTTCCCGTCATTTTAATTATGATGTTGCATTAAATGTCCACCTTACTGTTCATCTCGTTACACttcatttattatgaaaccgtcAGAATGACTATGCTAACTTATGGATTGTTTTCTCTAACCTAAACAGAGGAGGGCGAGGTGGAGGTTACAAAGAGCtggatgaagaagaaattgaggaaACTAGACGTCGTAGGCGGGAGGCTGAAGTAAGATTGATTAAAAGTTAGATTCATACAAGTTATGGATGTTACCCTGGTTTTTACGATCTTGCTTGTTTAATGTCAGGATGATGGGGAGTTGTATGATGAATTTGGAAATCTTAAGAAGAAATTCCGTGCTAAAACACAGCAGGCTGAAGCTGCAAGAGTGCTTCCTGGTTCAGGGCGTGCTGGGTGGGAGGTTGAGGACCTAGGTATTCATATACATTCATGATCACATATCTTTTATATTTCCTCTTGATATTTCAGTTTCATTTTCCCTTTTTAGCAGCCTTGTTTCTCAGACTTTATGTCAACTGTTGTTTGTCATTATATCTGATTTTCCTTTCAATCCATGCATAGGACTAAATTTAAAGTGGTTTTTGGTAATCTTGCTGTACATATACCAGTTAACTGTTGGACTCTACTTCCAAAGTCCtacataaaactaaataaaagtgGTTGTTAAGGCGCAATGGCGTTGTTTGATCCATAAAGCCAACCCCGcctagtgggataaggctttgttattgttgttgttagttTTGGAGCATATTGCAAGGACTTACGGAGGATTGCCTTGTTAACTTGGCTCTCATTGTTAAGTCCTGTGAGGATATTTAGAGCTCTTAGTTTCAAGTTAGAATACCTAATTCATCAAAAGAGAGCTAAGTTATTTGACGCAGTGACTGGTGATCATTGACGAGTTCAAATGAAGTTATGAATTGGTTCGGATGGCATTAACCAAGTGACGATGTAAAtaccaatggcagggattgacaGGGATTCCAGAGAAAGAAGTAGAGACAGGGTGAGAGATCGTAATGATGGGGAGAGCAGGAACAGAGATCGAAATGAAAAAGAGAGGCCAAGCAGTCGGATCAGAGAGAGGGACAGGGGAAGGGATCGTGACTGGGATTATGATGATCGAGATAGAGATTATGGCCGTGATCGAGACCGGGACCAGGACCGGGACCGGGGTAGGCATCGTCACTAAACTTAGATGTAGAAGGGCATTTTTATGGATTGGCTATTATGATGAACTTGTGTTGGGTCTTTTTGTGCAAGGATTCCAATTGCTTTGAATCATATCCTTTCATGTGGGGATTTACATCATTTCATCTGATGAACGCCCATTTTACTTGGCATGTAGCTTTTGTAGAAACTTcgatatattttttatgtgattAGTTGTTACTTGCAAGGACAACATATCTGTCTGAGAATGTTCGCCTTCGGCTTGCATGAATTTTGAGTGTCATTAACGCCCATTTTACTTGGCATTTAGCATTTGTAgaatctttgattttttttttttttgagattggTTGTTAGTTGCAAGGACAAAATTTCTGTTTGAGAATGTTCGTCTTTTTCCCTCTCTCTCATTTAATGGTTAGTGTTTCTCCATGCAACTATGTTAAGGAACACTAAAAATTAGTTATGAAATTggttatatgtataaaatatggtaaaaactcaggtaaattgatttcacgtgaagttgatacctcaaagtcattagataaaaatttaatcaaatcagtcaaatcatctaacggctttcAAGTattaatttcacgtgaagtcgactgcacttgagttttcaccgtaaaatatatattgaaatataatatatttatatataaatatataataattaatttggtaGCTGATTTTTAGTATGTATTGTATATAGCATATAGCATTTTTATTCTGCATATAGTGGCGAAAACGATTGGGTTTTAGATTAAGAcgaatttgatttttgatttatagCGTAAATATGTGGTctaaatttatatctattatttattatatgcatTCTTTCATATTTGAGATTGATTTGTTTAAAGATACAATAAGCCTAAAAATTTGTTTcatgaattataataaaaagttataaacttataattttaaataaatgttaaatatattttagaatttataatttatagtttATTAGTATATTAACCATGTTCATAATCATATTTACAACTATAGTATATAaagttataaatataaattagctttaaaattagagtttaattttgatgcaccaaTAATGTAAAGTGTATTACGCAGTCGTGCGATTAATGTGAAATGTAGTTATTTTTTACTAATGTGGCGTTAtataattggatttagatgattatttaagcgattaatatgaaaaatagttatttttactgatgtGATATTACATAATTAGATGCACTTGTAAAATTACTGACCGTGAATCacaattaaattcttaaaattatacttaaaaaataatatctaaaccatatatatatattagacctAGACCCGGCGAAGTAGCAAGTTTGAGTATTTGaacattttcttaataaaagaaaTGAATTAGTACGAAATTGAAAACATATACAATTTTATATAACAAATCCACCAAATATCAACAAAACACAAAATTATCTCAtgatccaaaaatttttaaaacaatagTTGTTGTCCACAAGTTATAATtaccaaaatattatatatataataattcattggAAGGTCgttaaataaagtttaaatttacgataaatttaattttttatttgtcaaattaataaattaaacggCCCACCTAAtacattttatgtattttttcaaAGTCTATTGTCTaacttatttaataaatttttttattgttaaaatttaaatataaaatttcttacttcaaacataaaatatttatcctATTAACTAATCTCACATTTCTACAATATTATACgcatttcataaattaaaatgtgaaataataatttaatttttataattttttgaatcCAGAATccaaccaaattaaatccaataaATGCGTACCAATCAAGGCGATATTATAAAGGGAAAAAGACttgtaaaataaaagaaagaaaaaatggaaaaagaaaaaatagaacggAGAAGagtgaagatttgaaaatcaaatcaaaGTTGAATTGACGATATTAGTGTTacctaaaaaaaaaaggaaaatcgaAATTGAAGTGTTCTACCgtgtaacaaaatcaaaattgaaatagGCACGGGGTAATAAGTAATAACACACGTGGGGTAAGGTTCGGCTATAAGGAACCGCCATGTCGCCAATACCTCCTCCGTTCTCCCAAATCTTAAAGCAGTTTTGTTTTAGATTTTCTCTCTCTCATTAATTAATAACTCTCCTACATTAacattatattataaataaatatattatttttaattaaataatttatatattaattttatgctttagaataaaatttaacacaaataaccaatcttatattattatatttataaaaaaattaaatataaaaattttatttaaaaaataattttaatacataaatttaaagtaataattatataaaattaatttttatactgttaatatattaatattaaatttaaaattaattcacaatatgaataaaaaacaaaacaaagaatacataataagaatatttatttgtttctaaaatataaaaaatttcctTTCTCGTTCAATTCAATTTCTATGGAAAGCGCGTTCCATGCATCCCACCCCCACCGTGTTCCCTCCTCTCCTCTTCTTTCCGTTCGCAACAGTTTCTCTCTCTGTCTCtgcccctctctctctctatcccCCTGCCTTCTTTTCAATTTCAcaatcttctctcttctcttacaTCCTCTAATTCCCAACCCTTATAAATAAAACCCCCTCTTTCTttgttcttctctctcttcctctctctaccGTTAGGGCACACCCTCTGCGTTCACCCCACCCTCTTTCTTGACTGCGATTCGTCGCCGGTAAGTTCCCTTCTCTTTCGTTCTCTTTCGTTCTCTTTCTCCCACTGTTTGTTTTAGGGTTCCCCGATCAATTCCTTCGATCGCTGACGACAAACTTTTCGGTATttccttcgatttttttttatcaactctttattcAGTTTGTGCGCATCGGTTTAATGTGTGGAAAGGTGTTTGAATATATAACCTGATTCTCATTCTGCGTGCTGATTCTTGTTTAATCTGTGCTAATatctgtattattattattattatttccccTGATCAGCGATTAGTTGCTGATATTGGGAGTTTGGGACCTGTTATCGTACTATGGGTAAATTAATTGGTGGGCTTTGGTATACAGATGATAACTTTGAGTACTGAAATCTCACAATTTTCTCGCGAAACATTCACTGAATCAACTCATTGTATTGGCAAGCATAAACAGTTGAACTCCTTTAGGGTTCTGcagaccttttttttttttgccttttgtAGTATACTGAAAGTTAGCTATAAGAAGGAGATCAATTAGagttaaactaaaattttatCTACTGTGGTGCCTCTGAATGGCTGTACACAGTAGAGCAGGCCTTATGTTTGGAGATCATCGattgtttgctttttttttttaacggaaTAATTTATATATTCGGACCATAAAGATTACTTCTTCTAACCGCCTAGAACTGCCTATGATAACCGCTTTTGTGAGGCATAATATTCTAATTTctatggtgttatgttattggacTTTGTAGGGTTTGAGTTGCATAAGATAATTTCGTACCAAGATGAGCACTCGGTCAGGCAGGGGGGCTATAAAAAGTTACAGACGGAGGAAGACAGGTTTGGAAATTGACCTTAATCAGGAGCCTGGTGGTGAGAATCGTGAGCTGGAAGGACCTTCAACTCAGGTGGAACCCCAACAAGTTCAAGCTTCCCAGCAACAGCAGGCTGTACAGATGCCACAGCCAGCACAGCCTGCAACAATTGATGTGGAGgccattgttgatgatgatgttgttgaatcTAGCCCAAGGGCTTTTGCTGAGGTTTATACTTTACTACATTACTACCTTCTCCTTGTGCTTTGTTTTTATAATTCTTTCAGTATTTCTAAGAAGTTCTTGGTGAATATTAATCTTGTTTTGTTCATTTTCCTTTGGCCATAGGCTAAAAACAATGCCAGAAACAATGCGAGAAGAAATCGTGAGAGGACTATAGTTGATGTGGATTTAGGTGAATGCTGAAACTCATTACCCCACTTCCACTATGCTTTCTTAGTTGCAATGATTGTTTGACATTGAGTTCAAGCATTTCCATTTTCTGGCAGCAACCGACCTAAATTTTAACCGATGCTTTATTATGCTGTTGGGGACTTGGGGTTACAACGTCTATTGTTTTCAATTGAGATCTGTTAGTTTAAGCCATGTAATGGTAACCAAATTTAAAGTTGTGCAGGATCCATGAACACCACTATCTAATTCAATGTTTTTTACATAGCTAGagattatttataatttagaagtTGCAGTAGCAATTAATAGTGCATTGAAGCTCTAAATATTAGTATCTTATTACTTGTGTAAGAAAAAACGTTGTTGCCACATCATATCATGCTGATTATCTTGTTCATTCATTCTCTATGATCTGTTGGGTATCAGTTTGCTGGTTCCAACATGTAAGGGTTAGGTGCTAGGTGCTTTCTGTACTTGTTACATATGAAATGGAGTCTTCTAATCAGTGTGTTTTTTTATTAGTATCGATCATGATGGTTCTCTGTCATTCATGACTATTGCAGAAGATCAGAATAGGATAACCAACTATTGCCGCAACAAACGCAGAAGAGAGTCCTCAAGTCGAACAGTTATTAATTGTGATCTTTACATTAATTTGGAAAGCAGTAGCAGTTCTACGGTAAAGCCAAAATCACTTTCTACAAGTCTTGATTATGTGCATTGCTTCGTTAGCCCTCAACAACTTGTATTTTTACTAAATAAATTGGCTATCAGATAACGGCAGCCTGGTGAATGGGAGGAT
Coding sequences:
- the LOC112737065 gene encoding transcription initiation factor TFIID subunit 15 isoform X2, with translation MASHQGKVPPSNGSVYVCNLPFGTDETMLAEYFGTIGLIKKDKRTGRPKIWLYRDKETNEPKGDATVTYEDPHAAVAAVEWFNNKDFHGSTIGVFIAESKNKDEQAYNSVAEPAVAGNVGGLEETTRDVNGGSGRGRGQIDSSGKAWQQEGDWLCPNTSCSNVNFAFRGACNRCGSARPVGAAGVAGGGGRGKGRASQGQESGGVGRPVTGGLFGPNDWPCPMCGNINWAKRTKCNICNTNKPGHNEGGVRGGRGGGYKELDEEEIEETRRRRREAEDDGELYDEFGNLKKKFRAKTQQAEAARVLPGSGRAGWEVEDLVTGDH
- the LOC112737065 gene encoding transcription initiation factor TFIID subunit 15 isoform X1, whose protein sequence is MASHQGKVPPSNGSVYVCNLPFGTDETMLAEYFGTIGLIKKDKRTGRPKIWLYRDKETNEPKGDATVTYEDPHAAVAAVEWFNNKDFHGSTIGVFIAESKNKDEQAYNSVAEPAVAGNVGGLEETTRDVNGGSGRGRGQIDSSGKAWQQEGDWLCPNTSCSNVNFAFRGACNRCGSARPVGAAGVAGGGGRGKGRASQGQESGGVGRPVTGGLFGPNDWPCPMCGNINWAKRTKCNICNTNKPGHNEGGVRGGRGGGYKELDEEEIEETRRRRREAEDDGELYDEFGNLKKKFRAKTQQAEAARVLPGSGRAGWEVEDLGIDRDSRERSRDRVRDRNDGESRNRDRNEKERPSSRIRERDRGRDRDWDYDDRDRDYGRDRDRDQDRDRGRHRH
- the LOC112737066 gene encoding uncharacterized protein, whose translation is MSTRSGRGAIKSYRRRKTGLEIDLNQEPGGENRELEGPSTQVEPQQVQASQQQQAVQMPQPAQPATIDVEAIVDDDVVESSPRAFAEAKNNARNNARRNRERTIVDVDLEDQNRITNYCRNKRRRESSSRTVINCDLYINLESSSSSTREPVQKAPEPPKEPVFNCPICMGPLVEEMSTRCGHIFCKSCIKAAISAQSKCPTCRKRVTVKELIRVFLPSTS